CAACCTCGGGATCGAAGAGGTGAATCTCGTTGCGGATAGCCTCGTACTCGTCCATGACGTCTTTGCTGGTGCAGTCCAGCACGTGCACCAGCACCCTGGTGCGCTTGACGTGTCGAAGAAACTCAAAGCCGAGGCCGATGCCCTCGCTGGCACCCTCCAACAAACCGGGGATATCCGCAAACACCATTCGCGCGTagtcgcgctcgacgacccCCAAGTTGGGGACGATGGTGGTGAAGGGGTAGTCCGCGATCTTGGGCTTGGCGTTGCTCACGCCTGCGAGCAGCGTGCTCTTGCCCGCGTTCGGCACCCCGATGATCCCGACATCCGCCACCAGCCTGAGCTCCATCTCCACCCACATCTCCATGCCCTCCTCACCGTTCTCGGCAATCTGCGGAGCCTTGTTCTTCGCCGTCTTGAAGGACGCGTTGCCCCtcccgcccctcccgcccgGTATGATCATCTCCCTGTGCCCGTGCGCGAACATCTCGGCGATGACCTCGCCCGTCTGCGAGTTTCTCACGACGGTGCCGGGGGGTACGAGGACGGTGCGGTCGCGGCCGTCGCTTCCCTGCATcttcttcccgccgccgttaCCCCCGGGCTCCGCGCGGTGGTGAACCTTCTTCCGAAACCCGACCAACGAGTTGATgccctcgtccgcctcgaagTAAatggcgccgccgttgccgccgttgccgccgtACGGTCCGCCCTGCGCCACAaacgcctcgcggcgaaacGCCACCATCCCTCGCCCTCCGTCCCCAGCCTTGACGTAAATCTTGGCGGTGTCGAAGCATCGCATCTCGGACGGTATTCCGCGGTCCGACttgtcgccctcgtcgtccgcatcgtcgccgtcggcgaagaagtcgtcgtcggcgccgaggtcgaatTCCACCGCTCCCGTCGCCCGACCGGCGCGGTACCTGGCCTCGATGTCGGCGTATCGCTGAGCCCTGCCCTCGAacacgtcctcgtcgtcctcgtcgaagctGCCCTCCGTCTCGTCCCACGTGTCCTCCGTCTCGTCgaagtcctcgtcgtccccgtcatcgtcgaTGTCTGCGCCAAAGTCCACGAACTttgcgtcctcggcgccgacgacgtagaatgactcctcctcctccttgaccAGGGCGCGCCTCTGGTTGCGCGAGGTTTCCTTCTCGCGCATGTCGTCGCGAAACTCCGCCAGCCCGTCCGCCCATCCCGCGCCGAacgtcttcttcttcgcgggcTCCTCCGCCCTGCGAATGTCGAGCGAACCCTGTTGGCCGTCCCACCCGCCGAAGGGCATCTCGCCgaatcgcgtcggcggcgcctcgtACGCCTTCGTGCTCACCTCTAGCGGGGAGTCCATGGCGAGGATGTCCGCCagcgaggtgctcgcgtccacctcgacgacctcctTGACCTTCACAGATTTAgggccgtcgtcggcggggaggacgtAGAGGtcgggccgcggcgcggaggtcctgccgcgcggcgctcccgctCCGCCACCACCCTTTTGCTTTTTCTTCGACCCGCCGCCTGTCTTGGACTTGATGGGGGACGCCTTCTTGGTGCTCCttccgcgcccggcgcgaacctcgaacgcggccgcgcgacgcaTCCCGCGGTTGGCGGTGATATGCGGCACCAGGgccgggacgagcgcgaagcgcgcggagagAGCGGAGCCGGCCGTGGTGGACATGGTCGACGTGTCGCCCGAGGGAATGCGGCAGCCGCTACGTAGCTAGTAGAGAGCTTTTTCCAACGCGGTCCCAAGGTGTCGTGGACGGATGATGTTCGGACCGTGTTCGTCGTCTGAGAGGGCTGACTGGCTGGCATACGTGGTAATTTCGCCAGCACGATAACGATAAACTCGATGAGGAGCACACGGGCGACTCGGTTAGAGAATTTTTACACGACGTTTCGAGGGGCCAAGGTCGCTCTTTCGCGGGAACTTTCGCGGGAACCAGCTCACATGCAGGAGAACCACATTTTCCCGTTGTCCCAGTGTTTTGATTGGCGGAGAGACGAGTGACTCTCCTcgcacctcggcgcgggccgaGTTTTTCGGCATTCGACTCTTCACGAGGTGGGGTCCAAgcgccctgcgcgacgccACTACGCAGTGAGCGGGGCCCGGTTCACACCGTCCCACCCGTGCACGACAAGGAACAGAGCTCAGACCGGTCGTATCCGACGAGCGaaccgacgggcgcgggcgatttCCGAGGCTCCGACGGTTTTCGGTTTTCCCCGCAGCAAGCGCAGGGTGCAGGAAGCGTCGCGCGTGAATTTTACCGCCCGAGTCCCACCCGGaaagcgcgtcgtcgccagtcAGCGAGGGCGCATAACAGGTCGGCGGAGGGATCTGTGACCTTCCGACACCATGCAGGTGCGCGTGCCATCTTTTTTCTCGATCGCGATTGCGTCATCACGCGACGCGTTCCCCATCCACAACACCCATCTTCCCGGCGCCAGCCTGGAGAACAAAGAGCCTCGGGCCCCTGTGTATTCCCTCACGCGCTCGCTGACCTTTCCTTCGCCTTCGGCTCCCATCAGGCTCCCGCGCAGTCTCAGGCTGCCTACAGCTACGGCCAGCAGCAGATGGCGCCGAACCCCTACGCCATGTGGCCCCAGGTGCGCGTCCCGCCCACGTTCAACCGCGGTCACCCGGCGCACACCCTGGCACCCCCGCTTCtcgcctcgaggaggaagagAAGAGAAGCTGGCCGCGAGCGAGatcacgacgccgtcgcgcccacccccgccgcgctaAAAACTGACCGAGCCCCCTTCACAACCTTCCAATCGCAGGCCATGTCCAACCCGTACGGCGGAGCGAGCCAGTTCATGTACCCCGGCTACATggtgcgcgcccccgcccacaCACCCCGCCCCTTTCAAAACGCCGCGCCCTGGAGATATTTGTCAACCGGGAAGTCGCAGTCGCCTACTTTTTTTCTGACGCATTGCCCCCCATCCCCCCGATCCCTTCTTCGCTTTACATCAGGGTGCGTacggagccggcgcgggcgctgaAGGGAAGGATGCGACCGccaacggcgacgccgccgcctacACCAACGGCGCGGCCGCCATGTGGCACGAgcaggctgccgccgcca
This DNA window, taken from Micromonas commoda chromosome 2, complete sequence, encodes the following:
- a CDS encoding predicted protein; the encoded protein is MRCFDTAKIYVKAGDGGRGMVAFRREAFVAQGGPYGGNGGNGGAIYFEADEGINSLVGFRKKVHHRAEPGGNGGGKKMQGSDGRDRTVLVPPGTVVRNSQTGEVIAEMFAHGHREMIIPGGRGGRGNASFKTAKNKAPQIAENGEEGMEMWVEMELRLVADVGIIGVPNAGKSTLLAGVSNAKPKIADYPFTTIVPNLGVVERDYARMVFADIPGLLEGASEGIGLGFEFLRHVKRTRVLVHVLDCTSKDVMDEYEAIRNEIHLFDPEVGEKPEIVALNKVDASEEAATRALELQEEFRDFGIDAHVVSALDGSGVAELVTATKKALDALPPVDYEAEARAAEARRGTVARAADGKELSDFEIVDDPYAFYVKGAAIERFVQMTNWDYFESFKRFAQVLKMSGVEQALNSAGAGEGDRIVIGKYEFEWSRDNRTGALYESWKAKMDEKPAGTTQQGSRHWPHAAG